One window from the genome of Sulfodiicoccus acidiphilus encodes:
- a CDS encoding histone deacetylase family protein, whose amino-acid sequence MKVVYSSIYSKHDPPHFPHIENSTRLELALDALGEVEVLSPEGAGDPLEVHDGTYVEMVRRASEAEEQIDIDTYTNRFTYESALMALGGAFTAYKVEGIALVRPPGHHAGRYGRAMGAPTQGFCIFNNIAYAASKAEGRVAIIDFDVHHGNGTQEIFYLDPKVLHIDLHQDPSTIYPGTGFPFETGDGEGKGTKVNILFPPGGGDDLVLEVIPFIQSLLDQFKPDVVGFSAGFDGFSGDGLASLEFTEASFEALGGLREKRRWFAVLEGGYSVGLRRGLPAFVRGVERKPEEPRPKESKSEVKMKFTRSLEETKYHLRERWKL is encoded by the coding sequence ATGAAGGTAGTTTACTCTTCGATCTACTCCAAACACGATCCACCCCACTTTCCTCACATAGAGAATAGCACGAGGTTAGAGCTGGCCTTAGATGCCTTAGGTGAGGTGGAGGTGTTGAGTCCGGAGGGAGCTGGAGATCCCCTAGAGGTGCATGACGGGACTTACGTCGAAATGGTGAGAAGGGCCTCTGAGGCTGAAGAGCAAATAGATATTGACACCTACACTAATAGGTTCACCTACGAATCCGCCCTGATGGCTCTAGGGGGAGCTTTCACCGCATATAAAGTAGAGGGGATAGCTTTAGTGAGGCCTCCCGGACATCACGCTGGAAGATATGGAAGGGCGATGGGAGCTCCAACTCAGGGCTTCTGCATATTTAACAATATAGCCTACGCCGCCTCCAAAGCGGAAGGAAGAGTTGCGATAATAGACTTCGATGTCCATCACGGTAACGGAACGCAAGAGATCTTCTATTTGGACCCTAAGGTCCTTCACATTGACCTGCATCAAGATCCTAGCACGATCTACCCTGGAACTGGTTTTCCCTTCGAGACAGGAGACGGAGAAGGTAAAGGCACCAAGGTTAACATCCTGTTCCCGCCCGGTGGAGGAGACGATCTCGTCCTAGAGGTAATTCCGTTCATCCAGTCTCTCCTTGATCAGTTCAAACCAGACGTAGTTGGGTTCTCGGCTGGCTTCGACGGCTTCTCTGGGGACGGATTAGCTTCCCTTGAATTCACCGAGGCCTCCTTTGAGGCTCTGGGTGGACTAAGGGAAAAGAGGAGGTGGTTCGCGGTGTTGGAGGGAGGCTATTCAGTTGGGTTACGTAGAGGTCTACCAGCTTTCGTTAGGGGAGTGGAGAGAAAGCCAGAGGAGCCGAGACCCAAAGAGTCGAAGAGTGAAGTGAAGATGAAGTTCACGAGATCTCTAGAAGAGACAAAGTACCACCTCAGGGAGAGATGGAAACTCTGA
- a CDS encoding FAD-binding oxidoreductase — protein sequence MDLEGLEVEEREREDFAGYKLRPTLIVYARSEEDVVRVVKYARERRIPLVPWGAGTSLTGATSCEGCILLDLSKMDKILEINDVDWYVRVQPGVNLARLNEELERKGFFLPPDPASSFLCSVGGAVVEGSGGMRAVKYGSFKEWVLAVRVVLADGTAVKLGEPLRKNRAGYDLVHLMVGSEGTLGVLTEAWLRITPLPRKKVITVMAFLRDSEAAANVILGLRKARVLPEFSEYMDVDVIKALNRHLSAGLKESEGGVLLIAVEEDQLDDVLNVVKVNSQELVMAEGEEAEKLYSLRAQAAIALKAEAAGAKFLAEDVVVPVSKLPEAMMKLKQMETKYGVRMPVIAHIGDGNLHPNIMVREDASATQLFEEVARMAVEMGGSVTGEHGVGVQKVNVMREQVLRSNGERVLSLMLGIKRLFDPEGILNPGKYVEAAAASRRLT from the coding sequence ATGGATCTTGAGGGGCTTGAGGTAGAGGAAAGGGAGAGGGAAGACTTCGCAGGCTACAAGCTCCGTCCAACCCTGATCGTCTACGCAAGGAGCGAAGAGGACGTGGTAAGGGTGGTGAAGTATGCCAGGGAGAGGAGAATCCCCCTAGTGCCTTGGGGAGCGGGGACAAGTTTGACCGGTGCTACGAGTTGTGAAGGGTGCATCTTACTAGACCTTTCGAAGATGGACAAGATCCTCGAGATAAACGATGTGGACTGGTACGTGAGAGTGCAACCCGGAGTGAACTTAGCTAGGCTAAACGAAGAACTGGAGAGAAAGGGTTTCTTTCTTCCTCCAGACCCAGCGAGTTCGTTCCTATGCTCGGTGGGAGGTGCGGTAGTGGAGGGCTCTGGTGGGATGAGGGCCGTGAAATATGGGTCGTTCAAGGAGTGGGTACTTGCAGTCAGAGTGGTGTTGGCCGACGGGACTGCTGTGAAGCTTGGGGAACCTTTAAGGAAAAACAGGGCCGGCTACGACCTAGTCCATCTTATGGTGGGTAGTGAGGGAACTCTCGGAGTGTTGACCGAGGCGTGGCTTAGGATCACTCCATTGCCTAGAAAAAAGGTGATCACCGTGATGGCGTTCCTAAGGGATAGCGAAGCCGCAGCCAACGTGATATTGGGGCTAAGGAAGGCTAGAGTGCTCCCTGAATTCTCGGAGTACATGGACGTAGACGTGATCAAGGCCCTGAACAGACACCTGTCAGCTGGACTTAAGGAATCTGAGGGGGGAGTCCTCCTGATAGCTGTCGAAGAGGATCAGCTAGACGACGTGTTAAACGTGGTTAAGGTAAACTCGCAGGAGTTAGTGATGGCCGAGGGTGAGGAAGCGGAGAAGCTCTACTCATTGAGGGCTCAGGCTGCGATAGCTCTTAAGGCCGAGGCCGCCGGAGCCAAGTTCTTGGCAGAGGACGTAGTAGTTCCCGTATCTAAGTTGCCTGAGGCCATGATGAAACTGAAACAGATGGAGACTAAGTATGGGGTCAGAATGCCAGTTATCGCTCACATAGGAGACGGGAACCTCCATCCCAACATAATGGTAAGGGAAGATGCGTCGGCCACCCAACTGTTTGAGGAAGTGGCGAGGATGGCCGTGGAAATGGGCGGATCAGTTACCGGCGAACACGGTGTGGGAGTGCAGAAGGTGAACGTCATGAGGGAACAAGTCCTCAGAAGTAACGGGGAGAGGGTCCTGTCCCTAATGCTCGGGATTAAGAGGCTCTTCGACCCAGAGGGAATCCTTAATCCTGGAAAGTACGTAGAGGCGGCAGCAGCAAGTCGGCGTCTTACATGA
- a CDS encoding 3-hydroxyacyl-CoA dehydrogenase, whose translation MKVGVLGAGQMGSGIAEVFALAGHRVGIFDVDKSQIEKALRNIRWSVEKLTEKGKVKDVEEVMSRIEVLPGVEAVRGDDLILEAVFEDFNVKIDVLRKASEEANDESIIASNTSSIPITELSRAVRMPARFVGMHFFNPPVLMPLVEVIRGDNTGPIYFNRAIDIVRGLGKTPLPVRKDVPGFVVNRILFRIFNAACGLLGKYTVEQIDSVAYYELGFPMGIFMLLDYTGLDLNLSISKEVAKRGLRLECPPVETLVKEGKKGTKSGAGFYNWASRPRIMMVGGGPDPKEIVRPAFEEGKWLIREGIVTEEEVDEGTRLGLGLKEGIITLSKRLGLS comes from the coding sequence ATGAAGGTAGGGGTTTTAGGTGCAGGTCAGATGGGATCAGGCATAGCAGAGGTCTTCGCCCTAGCTGGACATCGAGTGGGCATCTTCGACGTGGATAAGTCGCAAATAGAGAAGGCCCTAAGGAATATCAGGTGGTCTGTAGAAAAGCTTACCGAGAAAGGGAAGGTCAAGGACGTCGAAGAGGTGATGTCGAGGATAGAGGTCCTGCCTGGAGTAGAGGCTGTAAGGGGAGACGACCTGATCTTAGAGGCTGTGTTCGAAGACTTCAACGTTAAGATCGACGTTCTAAGGAAGGCCTCGGAAGAGGCAAATGACGAATCGATTATAGCGAGCAACACTAGCTCCATACCTATCACCGAGCTTTCTAGGGCAGTTAGAATGCCGGCGAGGTTCGTTGGAATGCACTTTTTCAATCCCCCTGTCTTGATGCCGTTAGTAGAAGTTATAAGGGGAGACAATACCGGGCCGATTTACTTTAACCGTGCGATAGATATTGTGAGGGGGTTGGGAAAGACCCCCCTGCCCGTTAGGAAGGACGTTCCAGGTTTCGTGGTCAATAGGATACTTTTCAGGATATTCAACGCTGCGTGTGGACTACTAGGTAAGTACACTGTGGAACAGATAGATTCCGTCGCATACTACGAGCTCGGGTTTCCTATGGGTATTTTCATGCTCCTCGACTACACCGGCCTAGACCTCAATCTAAGCATAAGTAAGGAAGTAGCAAAGAGGGGACTTAGGCTAGAATGCCCACCAGTGGAGACCTTAGTTAAGGAGGGAAAGAAAGGCACCAAGAGCGGTGCCGGATTCTACAACTGGGCCTCTAGACCCAGGATTATGATGGTAGGGGGAGGACCAGATCCGAAGGAAATTGTTAGACCTGCGTTCGAAGAAGGGAAATGGTTAATTAGAGAAGGGATCGTCACAGAGGAGGAGGTAGACGAAGGAACCAGACTGGGACTGGGACTCAAGGAAGGGATAATCACTCTCTCTAAGAGGTTGGGCCTTTCCTGA